A genomic segment from Stenotrophomonas maltophilia encodes:
- a CDS encoding tetratricopeptide repeat protein codes for MNIEALECMLAAGKDGALLRFGLGKGWLDAGNPVRAATHLGRCVVLDPQYSAAWKLLGKAWLAGGQPQAAREAWQRGLSVAGSKGDQQARKEMQVFLRRLDRDQAALAKVG; via the coding sequence ATGAACATCGAAGCACTGGAATGCATGCTCGCCGCCGGCAAGGATGGCGCGCTGCTGCGCTTCGGCCTGGGCAAGGGCTGGCTGGATGCCGGCAATCCGGTACGCGCCGCAACCCATCTGGGCCGATGCGTAGTGCTTGATCCGCAGTACTCGGCGGCGTGGAAGCTGCTCGGCAAGGCGTGGCTGGCCGGCGGCCAGCCGCAGGCCGCGCGCGAGGCGTGGCAGCGCGGGTTGAGCGTGGCCGGCAGCAAGGGCGACCAGCAGGCGCGCAAGGAAATGCAGGTGTTCCTGCGTCGCCTGGACCGCGATCAGGCGGCCCTGGCGAAGGTGGGCTGA
- a CDS encoding fatty acid desaturase family protein yields the protein MTRATDRALSTAEMHAFGEELDAIRDRVIGSLGASDTRYIRRVAAAVRWFGVGGRGLLFLAAFSPLFWMPLLWPAAITGTLLLALSKILENMELGHNVMHGQFDWTGDPKLNGNTYEWDIVATADNWRKTHNFRHHTYTNVRGMDDDIGYGLLRIFPEQRWKPFYLLQPIIAPIFALLFQWGVAAQDLRLGRWLKGRMSARAMWLQTRPVARKMLRQVLKDYVFFPLLAGPFFLTVMLGNMVANGLRNIWTYVIIFCGHFTAESETFPKECLRNESRGHWYLRQLRGSSNISGGFLINVLSGNLSHQIEHHFYPDLPANRYAAIAKEVKDICRRYGQHYNNGSLPRQFGQVVWRILRHAFPSKPRRLPMSDIMSAPASANAG from the coding sequence ATGACCCGCGCTACCGACCGTGCCCTGAGTACTGCCGAGATGCATGCCTTCGGTGAGGAACTCGACGCGATCCGCGACCGTGTGATCGGCAGCCTCGGCGCCTCCGATACCCGCTACATCCGCCGCGTGGCCGCCGCCGTGCGCTGGTTCGGCGTGGGTGGCCGTGGCCTGCTGTTCCTGGCGGCGTTTTCGCCGCTGTTCTGGATGCCGCTGCTGTGGCCGGCCGCGATCACCGGCACGCTGCTGCTGGCGCTGTCGAAGATCCTGGAGAACATGGAGCTGGGCCACAATGTGATGCACGGCCAGTTCGACTGGACCGGTGATCCCAAACTCAATGGCAACACCTACGAGTGGGACATCGTGGCCACCGCCGACAACTGGCGCAAGACCCACAATTTCCGCCACCACACCTACACCAACGTGCGTGGCATGGACGATGACATCGGTTATGGCCTGCTGCGCATCTTCCCGGAGCAGCGCTGGAAGCCGTTCTACCTGCTGCAGCCGATCATCGCGCCGATCTTCGCACTGCTGTTCCAGTGGGGCGTGGCCGCGCAGGACCTGCGCCTGGGCCGCTGGCTGAAGGGCCGCATGAGTGCGCGAGCGATGTGGCTGCAGACCCGCCCAGTGGCGCGCAAGATGCTGCGCCAGGTGCTGAAGGACTACGTGTTCTTCCCGCTGCTGGCCGGCCCGTTCTTCCTCACCGTGATGCTGGGCAACATGGTGGCCAACGGCCTGCGCAACATCTGGACCTACGTGATCATCTTCTGCGGCCACTTCACCGCCGAATCGGAAACCTTCCCGAAGGAATGCCTGCGCAATGAATCGCGCGGCCACTGGTACCTGCGCCAGCTGCGCGGTTCGTCCAACATCAGCGGCGGCTTCCTGATCAACGTGCTGTCGGGCAACCTCAGCCACCAGATCGAGCATCACTTCTACCCGGACCTGCCGGCCAACCGCTACGCGGCCATCGCCAAGGAAGTGAAGGACATCTGCCGCCGCTACGGCCAGCACTACAACAACGGCTCGCTGCCGCGCCAGTTCGGCCAGGTGGTCTGGCGCATCCTGCGCCATGCGTTCCCGAGCAAGCCGCGCCGCCTGCCGATGTCGGACATCATGTCCGCACCGGCATCGGCCAACGCGGGCTGA
- a CDS encoding ferredoxin reductase, with product MSAVVRPSLFSPYRWVSPSLFDFWAGQLNPLWTLREPVARLVRREPAGEGAATLVLRTNRHWAGMRAGQHVTLGVEIEGRLWQRSYSPTALGPRELAITVKAVEGGRVSQHLVNHAQPGELFRLEAAFGEFQLPAAAPVFLLAAGSGITPMRSLLREACQRPLAAPVDLFYWERSAAHLQFRDELQALAASQPNLRVHLLTTREGDVPAARIDTHALQVAGDDTPLAQRHVLACGPDGFVAAARERLAYQVAGFQAEAFTPPAPLRDASSEGEVVLTLARSGRQLSVPRGSSLLESLEAHGIKPKHGCRMGICNTCSCDRVSGATRHLRTGDLQSESAQPVRICVSAPTTDLTLDL from the coding sequence ATGAGCGCTGTCGTCCGTCCGTCCCTGTTCTCTCCGTACCGCTGGGTCTCGCCGTCGCTGTTCGATTTCTGGGCGGGCCAGCTCAATCCCCTGTGGACCCTGCGCGAGCCGGTGGCCCGCCTGGTGCGGCGCGAGCCGGCCGGCGAGGGCGCGGCAACCCTGGTCCTGCGCACCAACCGGCACTGGGCCGGCATGCGCGCGGGCCAGCACGTCACCCTGGGCGTAGAGATTGAAGGACGCCTGTGGCAGCGCAGCTACAGCCCGACCGCACTCGGGCCGCGCGAACTGGCGATCACCGTCAAGGCGGTCGAGGGCGGCCGGGTCAGCCAGCATCTGGTCAACCACGCACAGCCGGGTGAGCTGTTCCGCCTGGAGGCTGCGTTCGGTGAATTCCAGTTGCCAGCGGCGGCTCCGGTATTTCTGCTGGCCGCCGGCAGTGGCATCACGCCGATGCGCAGCCTGCTGCGCGAGGCCTGCCAGCGTCCGCTGGCCGCACCCGTGGACCTGTTCTACTGGGAGCGCAGTGCCGCCCACCTGCAGTTCCGTGATGAGCTGCAGGCACTGGCCGCGAGCCAGCCGAACCTGCGTGTGCATCTGCTGACCACCCGCGAAGGTGATGTACCTGCCGCACGCATCGATACCCACGCGCTGCAGGTGGCAGGCGATGACACCCCGCTGGCGCAGCGCCACGTGCTGGCCTGTGGCCCGGACGGATTCGTTGCCGCTGCGCGCGAACGCCTGGCGTACCAGGTCGCTGGTTTCCAGGCGGAAGCGTTCACCCCGCCGGCGCCGTTGCGTGACGCCAGCAGCGAAGGCGAGGTAGTGCTGACGTTGGCGCGCAGTGGCCGCCAGCTGAGCGTGCCGCGCGGCAGCTCGTTGCTGGAGAGCCTCGAAGCCCATGGCATCAAGCCCAAGCATGGCTGCCGCATGGGCATCTGCAACACCTGCAGCTGTGACCGCGTCAGTGGCGCCACCCGCCACCTGCGCACCGGCGACCTGCAGTCCGAATCGGCACAGCCGGTACGGATCTGCGTGAGCGCACCGACCACCGACCTGACCCTGGATCTCTGA
- the fabR gene encoding HTH-type transcriptional repressor FabR gives MAAATALSTPEDANSPARRTVSREDLLAAALKLIGPHRSLSTLSLREVAREAGIAPNSFYRQFRDMDELAVALIDAAGRSLRTIIGEARQRATSTATSVVRVSVETFMEQLRADDKLLHVLLREGAVGSDDFKHAVERELHYFEEELQHDLVRLAALDGAVLHAPELVAKAITRLVFAMGATAMDLPPEKDPELIEQISTMIRMIIVGARTPAAFRRG, from the coding sequence ATGGCCGCCGCCACCGCCTTGTCGACGCCCGAAGATGCCAACAGCCCGGCCCGCCGTACGGTGAGCCGCGAGGATCTGCTGGCCGCCGCCCTGAAACTGATCGGGCCGCACCGCAGCCTGTCCACGCTCAGCCTGCGCGAAGTGGCACGTGAGGCCGGCATCGCGCCGAACAGCTTCTACCGGCAGTTCCGCGACATGGACGAACTGGCCGTGGCGCTGATCGACGCAGCCGGCCGCTCGCTGCGCACCATCATCGGTGAGGCCCGCCAGCGCGCCACCTCCACCGCCACCAGCGTGGTGCGGGTTTCGGTGGAGACCTTCATGGAACAGCTGCGCGCCGACGACAAGCTGCTGCACGTGCTGCTGCGCGAAGGCGCGGTCGGCTCGGACGACTTCAAGCATGCGGTCGAGCGCGAACTGCACTATTTCGAAGAAGAGCTGCAGCACGACCTGGTGCGCCTGGCCGCGCTGGATGGCGCCGTGCTGCATGCCCCTGAACTGGTGGCCAAGGCCATCACCCGGCTGGTGTTCGCGATGGGCGCCACCGCCATGGACCTGCCGCCGGAGAAGGATCCGGAGCTGATCGAACAGATCTCCACGATGATCCGCATGATCATTGTCGGCGCCCGCACGCCCGCCGCATTCCGCCGCGGCTGA
- a CDS encoding TonB-dependent receptor plug domain-containing protein gives MRFIPHRFRRLPLAAAIAIALPLPALATTPKPTELDRVQVKVSTATRSERLLSDVPIRTEVLRKEDIALRAATDFSRAAELINGLRVESNCQNCNTSEVQLLGLPGAYNQLLFDGIPLLSTLGSVYGLEQIPAGFVDRIEVVKGGGSALYGPGAVAGVINLIPPLPARSGGHVQAGVDVLKGTPQKNADVRLDLVAKEADAGLSVIAQRNWNSGIDYNGDGYTEITRKNLKVGGLQAWYAPTPGTRLRLDLQVTDETRRGGNRLDQPEYLANIAESLDTKYRRGSVSWDQEINADVDFRLAYAFADIDRDSFYGGLGDVVTDPSAPGYDPSQLDPNVAGSAASRSWRQYGRTHNPLHYIDSQLNWRLGAHALAFGVQYKHEALRDDNRTGDGQRIAVLEDATFHNLGAFIQDEWSLRDNVDLVLGARVDKSSELDNAVFSPRIALAWQATPNLKWRAGVATGFRAPEIFVEDVHVDTLGGEQVRVRNTDGLKEERALTTLFGFDWRSDPANPVWSWDATASYARIRDTFALGEIQRGDDGQLSQLRYNASGSNVLGAETNLGWQPSPQWRLTAGASWYRSRFREPQRIFDDTGDGGDTVIESRDYLKTPRWTGLAQLSWMPAEPWETFVALRHTGPMSVLNNRLGELHRTRSFLVTDLGARWHRHLGAQAQQEVSVAAGVKNVFDQRQKDLEVGALRDSDYVYGPRFARSWYVNLRYAF, from the coding sequence ATGCGCTTTATCCCCCACCGCTTCCGCCGGTTGCCGCTCGCCGCCGCCATTGCCATCGCCCTGCCGCTGCCTGCTCTGGCCACCACTCCGAAACCGACCGAACTGGACCGTGTGCAGGTCAAGGTCAGCACTGCCACCCGCAGCGAACGCTTGCTCTCGGACGTGCCGATCCGCACCGAAGTGCTACGCAAGGAAGACATCGCGCTGCGCGCGGCCACGGACTTCTCGCGCGCCGCCGAGCTGATCAACGGCCTGCGCGTGGAGAGCAACTGCCAGAACTGCAACACCAGCGAAGTACAGTTGCTGGGCCTGCCCGGTGCCTACAACCAGCTGCTGTTCGATGGCATCCCGCTGCTGTCCACGCTGGGCAGCGTGTACGGCCTGGAACAGATCCCGGCCGGGTTCGTCGACCGCATCGAAGTGGTCAAGGGCGGTGGCTCGGCACTGTACGGCCCGGGCGCGGTTGCCGGTGTGATCAACCTGATACCGCCGCTGCCGGCACGCAGCGGTGGCCATGTGCAGGCCGGCGTGGATGTCCTGAAAGGTACGCCGCAGAAGAACGCCGACGTGCGGCTGGACCTGGTGGCCAAGGAAGCAGACGCGGGCCTGTCAGTGATTGCCCAGCGCAACTGGAACAGTGGCATCGACTACAACGGTGACGGCTATACCGAGATCACCCGCAAGAATCTCAAGGTCGGCGGGCTGCAGGCCTGGTACGCGCCCACACCGGGCACGCGGCTGCGCCTGGACCTGCAGGTGACCGATGAAACCCGCCGCGGCGGCAACCGCCTGGACCAGCCCGAGTACCTGGCCAACATCGCCGAATCACTGGACACGAAATACCGCCGCGGCAGCGTGTCGTGGGACCAGGAAATCAATGCGGACGTCGATTTCCGCCTGGCCTACGCCTTCGCCGACATCGACCGTGACAGCTTCTATGGCGGTCTGGGTGATGTGGTCACCGATCCGTCCGCGCCCGGCTATGACCCGTCGCAGCTGGACCCCAACGTGGCTGGCAGCGCGGCCTCACGCTCATGGCGCCAGTATGGCCGCACCCACAACCCGCTGCACTACATCGACAGCCAGCTGAACTGGCGGCTGGGCGCGCACGCGCTGGCCTTCGGCGTGCAGTACAAGCACGAGGCGCTGCGCGACGACAACCGCACCGGTGACGGGCAGCGTATTGCGGTGCTGGAGGATGCGACCTTCCACAACCTGGGCGCCTTCATCCAGGACGAATGGAGCCTGCGCGACAACGTCGACCTGGTGCTGGGCGCACGCGTGGACAAGAGCTCGGAGCTGGACAACGCGGTGTTCTCGCCGCGCATCGCGCTGGCCTGGCAGGCCACGCCGAACCTGAAGTGGCGGGCAGGCGTTGCCACCGGCTTCCGTGCCCCGGAGATCTTCGTCGAGGATGTGCACGTCGATACGCTCGGCGGCGAACAGGTACGCGTGCGCAATACCGATGGCCTGAAGGAAGAGCGCGCATTGACCACCCTGTTCGGCTTCGACTGGCGTTCGGACCCGGCCAATCCGGTCTGGAGCTGGGATGCTACCGCCTCGTATGCACGCATCCGCGATACCTTCGCGCTGGGCGAGATCCAGCGCGGCGATGACGGCCAGCTGAGCCAGCTGCGCTACAACGCTTCCGGCTCGAACGTGCTGGGCGCGGAAACCAACCTGGGCTGGCAACCCTCACCGCAATGGCGCCTGACCGCCGGTGCCTCGTGGTATCGCTCGCGCTTCCGCGAACCGCAGCGCATCTTCGACGACACCGGCGACGGTGGCGACACCGTGATCGAAAGCCGCGACTACCTGAAGACCCCGCGCTGGACCGGCCTGGCACAGCTCAGCTGGATGCCGGCCGAACCGTGGGAGACCTTCGTGGCGCTGCGCCACACGGGCCCGATGTCGGTACTGAACAACCGGCTGGGCGAGCTGCACCGCACGCGCTCGTTCCTGGTCACCGACCTCGGGGCGCGCTGGCACCGGCACCTGGGCGCGCAGGCACAGCAGGAAGTGTCGGTGGCCGCGGGCGTCAAGAACGTCTTCGACCAGCGACAGAAAGACCTGGAAGTGGGGGCGCTGCGAGACAGCGACTATGTCTACGGGCCCCGTTTCGCACGTTCGTGGTACGTCAACCTGCGCTATGCGTTCTAA
- a CDS encoding thioredoxin-like domain-containing protein, protein MRSKLQRTLLLACAVLLAVPAMAADLHTQVSASLMRPEQRSLRPMQWPRPPKLVALYFGADWCAPCHAFVPTLRSVRDALREAGADTEVVYVSLDESEAALRRYMHAQDMPWPVLDPRRAARMPALQALAGLAPPNLVLIDADGNVLANGWHGRRYDGLQPVLKEWTKRACAQQQARCPPGL, encoded by the coding sequence ATGCGTTCTAAGCTGCAGCGAACGTTGTTGCTGGCCTGTGCCGTGCTGCTGGCCGTACCGGCGATGGCTGCGGACCTGCACACGCAGGTTTCGGCCTCGCTGATGCGGCCGGAACAGCGCTCGCTGCGGCCGATGCAGTGGCCGCGGCCGCCGAAGCTGGTGGCGCTGTACTTCGGCGCCGACTGGTGTGCACCGTGCCATGCCTTCGTACCCACGCTGCGCAGCGTGCGCGACGCATTGCGCGAAGCCGGCGCCGATACCGAAGTGGTGTACGTCAGCCTGGACGAAAGCGAGGCTGCGTTGCGCCGCTACATGCACGCGCAGGACATGCCGTGGCCGGTGCTGGACCCGCGCCGCGCCGCGCGCATGCCCGCGCTGCAGGCATTGGCCGGGTTGGCACCGCCGAACCTGGTGCTGATCGATGCCGACGGGAATGTACTTGCCAATGGCTGGCACGGGCGCCGCTACGATGGCCTGCAGCCGGTGTTGAAGGAATGGACGAAACGCGCGTGCGCGCAGCAGCAGGCGCGCTGCCCGCCTGGATTGTAG
- the mntR gene encoding manganese-binding transcriptional regulator MntR: MGKTDDSTSLKSTPLIEAERQVESFRQVREAHRMELVEDYVELISDLLADGGEARQVDIATRLGVAQPTVAKMLRRLARDGWVVQRPYRGVFLTPEGEALAHASRQRHQTVERFLLALGVDPDTARRDAEGIEHHVSEQTLALFEAFVRKAEGGAP, from the coding sequence GTGGGCAAGACCGACGATTCGACATCGCTGAAAAGCACCCCCTTGATCGAGGCCGAGCGCCAGGTCGAGAGCTTCCGGCAGGTACGCGAGGCGCACCGGATGGAGCTGGTGGAGGACTATGTCGAGCTGATTTCGGACCTGCTGGCCGATGGCGGCGAGGCCCGCCAGGTCGACATCGCCACGCGCCTGGGTGTTGCCCAGCCCACCGTGGCGAAGATGCTGCGGCGCCTGGCCCGCGATGGCTGGGTGGTGCAGCGGCCGTACCGCGGCGTGTTCCTGACCCCGGAAGGCGAGGCGCTGGCCCATGCCAGCCGCCAGCGCCACCAGACGGTGGAGCGTTTCCTGCTGGCGCTGGGCGTGGACCCGGATACCGCACGGCGCGATGCCGAGGGCATCGAGCACCATGTGAGCGAACAGACACTGGCCTTGTTCGAAGCGTTCGTGCGCAAGGCCGAGGGCGGGGCGCCGTAA
- a CDS encoding Nramp family divalent metal transporter codes for MNTLAPRDPSASTPASLGALNASVAVPDKGHWWFRLLAFLGPGYMISVGYMDPGNWATDLAGGSRFGYLLLSVILISNLMAVILQALSARLGIATGMDLAQACRARYPKPVNLALWALCEAAIIACDLAEVIGTAIALKLLFDLPLLWGAVITALDTLLVLLLMNRGFRALEAFVIALLMVIFACFVVQIAMAAPPVMAVLGGFIPRAQVVTDPHALYIAIGIIGATVMPHNLYLHSSIVQTRAYPRTDEGRRSALRWAVTDSTIALTLALFINASILILAAAVFHANGRFDVEDIEQAHQLLAPMLGVGAAATLFAIALLASGLNSTVTATLAGQIVMEGFLHLRLPPWLRRLITRALAIIPVVVVIMLFGDQGAVKLLVLSQVVLSMQLPFAIIPLVRIVTDKVTMGALVAPRWLGAIAWVIALVIVVLNVKLLVDTFSGG; via the coding sequence ATGAACACCCTGGCGCCCCGCGACCCTTCGGCCTCCACTCCGGCCAGCCTGGGTGCGCTCAACGCCTCGGTCGCGGTGCCCGACAAGGGCCATTGGTGGTTCCGCCTGCTGGCCTTCCTCGGCCCCGGCTACATGATCTCGGTCGGCTACATGGATCCGGGCAACTGGGCCACCGACCTCGCCGGCGGTTCGCGCTTCGGCTACCTGCTGCTGTCGGTCATCCTCATCTCCAACCTGATGGCGGTGATCCTGCAGGCGCTGTCGGCGCGGCTCGGCATCGCCACCGGCATGGACCTGGCGCAGGCCTGCCGCGCGCGCTACCCGAAGCCGGTGAACCTGGCGCTGTGGGCACTGTGCGAGGCCGCGATCATCGCCTGCGACCTGGCCGAGGTGATCGGCACCGCGATCGCACTGAAACTGCTGTTCGATCTGCCCCTGTTGTGGGGTGCGGTGATCACTGCGCTGGATACATTGCTGGTACTGCTGCTGATGAACCGCGGCTTCCGTGCGCTGGAGGCCTTCGTGATCGCGCTGCTGATGGTGATCTTCGCCTGCTTCGTGGTGCAGATCGCGATGGCTGCGCCGCCGGTGATGGCGGTGCTGGGCGGCTTCATTCCGCGTGCGCAGGTGGTGACCGATCCGCACGCGCTGTACATCGCGATCGGCATCATCGGTGCCACGGTGATGCCGCACAATCTCTACCTGCATTCGTCCATCGTGCAGACCCGCGCCTACCCGCGCACGGATGAAGGTCGCCGCAGCGCGCTGCGCTGGGCGGTGACCGACAGCACCATTGCGCTGACCCTCGCATTGTTCATCAACGCCAGCATCCTGATCCTGGCGGCGGCGGTGTTCCATGCCAATGGACGTTTCGACGTGGAAGACATCGAGCAGGCGCACCAGCTGCTGGCGCCGATGCTGGGCGTCGGCGCGGCGGCGACATTGTTTGCGATCGCGCTGCTGGCCTCCGGCCTGAACTCGACGGTGACGGCGACGCTTGCCGGCCAGATCGTGATGGAAGGTTTCCTGCACCTGCGCCTGCCGCCGTGGCTGCGTCGGCTGATCACGCGCGCACTGGCGATCATTCCGGTGGTGGTGGTGATCATGCTGTTCGGCGACCAGGGCGCGGTGAAGCTGCTGGTGCTGAGCCAGGTGGTGCTGTCGATGCAACTGCCGTTCGCAATCATCCCGCTGGTGCGGATCGTGACCGACAAGGTGACGATGGGGGCGCTGGTGGCGCCGCGCTGGCTGGGCGCGATCGCCTGGGTGATCGCGCTGGTGATCGTGGTGCTGAACGTGAAGCTGCTGGTGGATACCTTCAGCGGCGGGTGA
- a CDS encoding thioredoxin family protein: MQIIDATTPEQFQQLLAEHPRVLVDFHKDQCPGCRMLEMSLHRVANSVAGQGTTLLRVQLEVLGEAFFRELGLRQTPTLSLFRDGDERTRLAGFQSPQQIEAAIALHL, from the coding sequence ATGCAGATCATCGACGCCACCACGCCTGAGCAGTTCCAGCAGTTGCTGGCCGAGCACCCGCGGGTGCTGGTGGATTTTCACAAGGACCAGTGCCCGGGCTGCCGGATGCTGGAGATGTCGTTGCACCGGGTGGCCAACAGCGTCGCGGGGCAGGGCACCACGTTGCTGCGCGTGCAGCTGGAGGTGCTGGGTGAGGCGTTCTTCCGGGAGCTGGGGTTGCGGCAGACACCGACCCTCTCGCTGTTCCGTGACGGTGATGAGCGCACGCGCCTGGCCGGATTCCAGTCGCCGCAGCAGATCGAGGCCGCGATCGCGCTGCATCTATAG
- a CDS encoding flavodoxin produces MSILVVVASLSGNTRELGRQIAERCRAAGHAVHWHEADDLRQAPPLAAGEADLVLLGCWTDNAGRTPAEMKAWVAGIAERGERPRQLAVFGTGETQWGQEYYCGAVHRLIRYFRSDYPPLEIEQMPHGERHAEAIDAWTEAVLAHYWSNSDADHRRHHA; encoded by the coding sequence CTGAGCATCCTGGTGGTGGTCGCCTCCTTGAGCGGCAACACCCGAGAGCTCGGCCGGCAGATCGCCGAGCGCTGCCGCGCTGCAGGTCACGCCGTGCACTGGCACGAGGCCGACGACCTGCGGCAGGCGCCGCCGCTGGCCGCCGGCGAGGCCGATCTGGTCCTGCTGGGCTGCTGGACCGACAACGCCGGCCGCACGCCGGCGGAGATGAAGGCGTGGGTGGCGGGCATTGCCGAGCGCGGCGAGCGGCCACGGCAGCTGGCGGTGTTCGGCACCGGCGAAACGCAGTGGGGGCAGGAGTACTACTGCGGTGCCGTGCACCGGCTGATCCGCTATTTCCGCAGCGACTACCCGCCGCTGGAGATCGAACAGATGCCGCATGGCGAGCGTCATGCCGAGGCCATCGACGCCTGGACCGAGGCGGTCCTGGCCCATTACTGGAGCAACAGCGATGCAGATCATCGACGCCACCACGCCTGA
- a CDS encoding ribonucleotide-diphosphate reductase subunit beta, with amino-acid sequence MATPLDRIKILEPRHPNRSTGIINGQTSGILNWNDIPYPSFYRAYKELSTNFWIPDEVDMKLDARQYGELNAREKNAYDSIIGLLATLDSPQTRFIYNVAEYITDPAAHANAAIIGQQEVIHNESYSYVLASITDLPNQNRIFEIARTHPTIIKRNAPIMGAYDDFMREKTAETLLKSLIQSSILEGINFYSGFAYFYNMVRQNRMNGTGKIISFINRDELAHTKFISELIRAIIGENPELQTNELTAYVHQSFEHAIELETQWSSEVLDGIDGIDVDEMVRYVKYRANKMAGMLGIERLYSDTTDNVMPWIKAYADNFTETKTDFFEMRNASYKKTNVDNGFDDL; translated from the coding sequence ATGGCAACCCCCCTCGACCGCATCAAGATTCTCGAACCGCGCCATCCCAATCGCAGCACCGGCATCATCAACGGCCAGACCAGTGGCATCCTCAACTGGAACGACATTCCTTATCCGTCCTTCTATCGGGCCTACAAGGAGCTGTCGACCAACTTCTGGATTCCCGACGAGGTCGACATGAAGCTGGACGCCCGCCAGTACGGCGAGCTCAACGCACGCGAGAAGAATGCCTACGACTCGATCATCGGCCTGCTGGCCACGCTGGATTCACCGCAGACGCGCTTCATCTACAACGTGGCTGAGTACATCACCGACCCGGCTGCACATGCCAACGCGGCGATCATCGGCCAGCAGGAAGTGATCCACAACGAGAGCTACAGCTACGTGCTGGCCTCGATCACCGACCTGCCGAACCAGAACCGCATCTTCGAGATCGCCCGCACCCACCCGACCATCATCAAACGCAACGCACCGATCATGGGCGCGTATGACGACTTCATGCGCGAGAAGACCGCCGAGACCCTGCTGAAGTCGTTGATCCAGTCCTCGATCCTGGAAGGCATCAACTTCTATTCCGGTTTCGCCTACTTCTACAACATGGTGCGGCAGAACCGCATGAACGGCACCGGCAAGATCATCAGCTTCATCAACCGCGACGAGCTGGCGCATACCAAGTTCATCAGCGAGTTGATCCGCGCCATCATCGGCGAGAACCCGGAGCTGCAGACCAACGAGCTGACCGCCTACGTGCACCAATCGTTCGAGCACGCCATCGAGCTGGAGACGCAATGGTCGTCGGAGGTGCTGGACGGTATCGATGGCATCGACGTGGACGAGATGGTGCGCTACGTAAAGTACCGCGCCAACAAGATGGCCGGCATGCTCGGCATCGAACGCCTGTACAGCGACACCACCGACAACGTGATGCCGTGGATCAAGGCCTACGCCGACAACTTCACTGAAACCAAGACCGACTTCTTCGAGATGCGCAATGCAAGTTACAAGAAGACCAACGTCGACAACGGCTTCGACGATCTCTGA